From a region of the Zingiber officinale cultivar Zhangliang chromosome 4B, Zo_v1.1, whole genome shotgun sequence genome:
- the LOC121977726 gene encoding AT-hook motif nuclear-localized protein 25-like, protein MAGMDSGGGGARGGGSSSGYLHHLLGPTQPLAAASSSTQLQAHEESKASPEESPGADHGDGEGEQPSSSAAGSGGPVRRPRGRPLGSKNKPKPPIIVTQDSPNALHSHVLEVAAGSDVVECLTEYARRRGRGVSVLSGSGAVANVALRQPGGPGSMVATLRGRFEILSLTGTVLPPPAPPGAGGLTVFLSGGQGQVMGGSVVGPLMAVGTVVLMAASFANAMYERLPLETQEEASAVEEVQQHGPGGLQSPGTATGEGGPGVPFYNLGGSYQLQGQGEGFGTGWGSGGGGVRPPF, encoded by the coding sequence ATGGCCGGGATGGACTCCGGCGGGGGAGGCGCCAGAGGTGGGGGATCTTCGTCGGGCTATCTCCACCACCTCCTTGGGCCGACGCAACCGCtggccgccgcctcctcctccacCCAACTTCAAGCGCACGAGGAATCGAAGGCCTCGCCGGAGGAAAGCCCCGGGGCTGACCACGGAGACGGCGAGGGAGAACAACCCTCTTCCTCCGCTGCTGGATCCGGCGGCCCTGTCCGCCGCCCCCGCGGGCGGCCCCTCGGGTCGAAGAACAAGCCGAAGCCGCCGATCATCGTGACGCAGGACAGCCCCAACGCGCTCCACTCGCACGTGCTGGAGGTGGCCGCCGGCTCGGACGTGGTCGAGTGCCTGACCGAGTACGCGCGCCGCCGCGGCCGGGGAGTCTCCGTGCTCAGCGGAAGCGGCGCCGTCGCCAACGTGGCCCTGCGCCAGCCCGGGGGGCCGGGGAGCATGGTGGCAACCCTTAGAGGGCGGTTCGAGATCCTGTCGCTCACGGGGACTGTCCTGCCGCCTCCGGCACCGCCGGGCGCCGGCGGCCTCACCGTGTTCCTGTCGGGAGGCCAGGGGCAGGTCATGGGAGGCAGCGTGGTGGGCCCGCTGATGGCGGTGGGGACGGTGGTCCTGATGGCCGCATCGTTCGCCAATGCCATGTACGAACGGCTGCCGTTAGAAACCCAGGAGGAAGCATCGGCCGTGGAGGAGGTACAGCAACACGGCCCCGGCGGTCTGCAATCGCCAGGCACCGCTACCGGTGAAGGCGGCCCCGGCGTTCCCTTCTACAATCTCGGGGGAAGCTACCAGCTTCAGGGACAGGGAGAAGGATTCGGGACCGGGTGgggcagcggcggcggcggcgttcGACCACCGTTTTGA
- the LOC121975538 gene encoding chloride channel protein CLC-e-like, translated as MASASCRGGHRPCCSLRGRRRCPKVAVAVAISSPDFLSSRIDLRRRDYFRRKPILRIRCCSAGPDENPSGNSVAGASEKFELGVEEVAPNLLRRFEQDQPGSGIASAIGEAMPTRDFVTLSACVVGLFTGVSVVLFNIAVHEIRDFFWDGLPLRGASWLREEPIENIWQRVVLVPACGGVIVGILNILRSSLKETSGMTASVKEAMRPLVKAIAASVTLGTANSLGPEGPSVEIGSSIAKGIGQLFGLRGGKSLSLVAAGSAAGISSGFNAAVAGCFFAVESVLWPSTTDPFLSLSNSTSMVILSSVIASVVSEVGLGSEPTFTVPAYDFRSPSELPLYLLLGVLCGIVSVTLSGCTSLALEVVDYLQRITGVTKAIFPALGGLIVGLIALSYPEILYWGFENVDILLESRPFVNSLPTNILFQLVGVKIFATSLSRASGLVGGYYAPSLFIGAATGMAYGKFMSSTFCGPNPLIHLSALEVASPQAYGLVGMAATLAGVCQVPLTSVLLLFELTQDYRIVLPLLGAVGISSWITSRTSIKRKVANKLDEVKGNDIDVPRRASVPSENQNDDYTAASAESNNIDLCEIETSLCVYDVSAEVSSMAHKLTVSQAMRTKYLSMPMNTSVIEAVTLMQTEKQSCAVIIDGAGFLVGLLLLEEIQSFLKSRTTRDIDTEVNDILVSNICHVDGGKCKTWTATPEMELLAAKYIMDLHGVDRLPVVSQHVDGQESSRLVGLLDRECIIIAFRAAAAKEYLSLSSMTTRLES; from the exons ATGGCCTCTGCTTCCTGCCGAGGAGGGCACCGTCCATGCTGCAGCCTGAGGGGCCGCCGCCGTTGTCCTAaagtcgccgtcgccgtcgccatCTCCTCACCCGATTTCCTTTCTTCACGGATCGATCTTCGCCGACGCGATTATTTTCGCCGGAAGCCAATTTTAAGGATTAGGTGTTGTTCGGCAGGTCCCGATGAAAATCCTAGCGGTAATTCAGTGGCCGGAGCATCAGAAAAATTCGAGCTTGGAGTGGAGGAGGTCGCCCCCAATCTTCTCCGCCGTTTCGAGCAGGACCAGCCCGGTTCCGGAATTGCCAGTGCCATTGGAGAGGCAATGCCAACCCGGGATTTCGTTACACTCTCCGCGTGTGTGGTTGGCCTCTTCACCGGTGTTTCTGTTGTGCTCTTCAACATTGCG GTACATGAAATACGTGACTTTTTCTGGGATGGGTTACCTTTGCGAGGTGCATCATGGTTACGGGAGGAGCCCATTGAGAATATTTGGCAGAGAGTCGTTCTGGTTCCTGCTTGTGGTGGTGTAATAGTTGGTATACTAAATATTCTAAGGAGTTCCTTGAAAGAAACATCAGGCATGACTGCATCTGTGAAGGAAGCAATGAGACCACTTGTGAAAGCCATAGCTGCTTCTGTCACCCTTGGGACAGCGAATTCATTAGGACCTGAGGGTCCTAGTGTTGAAATAGGTTCCTCCATTGCTAAAGGGATTGGTCAGTTGTTTGGGTTGCGTGGTGGAAAAAGTTTGTCTCTTGTAGCTGCTGGATCAGCTGCAGGAATTTCATCAG gTTTCAATGCTGCTGTTGCTGGATGCTTTTTTGCTGTGGAATCTGTCTTATGGCCTTCAACAACTGATCCATTCTTGTCCCTTTCAAATTCGACATCAATGGTGATACTCAGTTCTGTCATAGCATCTGTTGTTTCAGAGGTCGGTCTTGGTTCTGAACCAACTTTCACTGTTCCGGCCTATGACTTCCGTTCACCAAGTG AGCttcctttgtatcttctgctCGGAGTCCTTTGCGGGATAGTTTCGGTGACCTTATCAGGATGCACGTCTTTGGCACTGGAAGTAGTTGACTACCTTCAAAGGATCACAGGTGTAACAAAGGCCATATTTCCTGCATTGGGTGGCCTCATTGTTGGTTTGATAGCTTTATCGTATCCTGAAATTCTATACTGGGGCTTTGAGAATGTGGACATTCTACTTGAGTCGCGACCTTTTGTGAATAGTCTTCCCACTAACATCTTGTTTCAGTTAGTTGGTGTGAAAATATTTGCCACTTCTTTAAGCCGTGCTTCGGGTTTGGTGGGCGGCTACTATGCACCATCCCTTTTTATAGGTGCAGCAACAGGAATGGCTTATGGCAAATTCATGTCGTCTACATTCTGCGGCCCAAACCCATTGATTCATCTCTCTGCCTTGGAAGTGGCATCACCTCAAGCATACGGTCTG GTGGGAATGGCTGCCACTCTTGCCGGTGTGTGCCAAGTACCTTTGACATCAGTTTTGCTTCTGTTTGAGCTAACACAGGACTACCGAATTGTTCTACCACTTCTTGGAGCTGTAGGGATATCATCATGGATAACGTCCCGCACGAGCATTAAAAGAAAAGTTGCAAACAAGTTGGACGAAGTGAAAGGAAATGACATAGACGTTCCTCGACGTGCAAGTGTGCCCAGTGAGAACCAGAACGACGACTATACTGCAGCTTCTGCCGAAAGTAATAACATCGACTTGTGTGAGATCGAGACTTCTCTTTGCGTCTATGATGTCAGTGCTGAAGTCAGTAGTATGGCGCACAAGCTCACAGTATCCCAGGCTATGAGAACTAAATACTTAAGCATGCCGATGAATACTTCTGTAATTGAGGCAGTCACTCTCATGCAAACGGAGAAGCAATCCTGTGCGGTAATAATTGATGGCGCCGGTTTCTTGGTAGGATTGCTACTTTTGGAGGAAATCCAAAGTTTCCTTAAATCAAGGACGACAAGAGACATCGATACTGAG GTAAACGATATTCTTGTATCCAACATATGCCATGTCGACGGAGGCAAGTGCAAAACATGGACAGCTACGCCCGAAATGGAACTTCTTGCAGCCAAATATATCATGGACTTGCACGGAGTGGATCGTCTCCCTGTCGTTTCACAGCATGTCGACGGACAAGAAAGTTCGCGGTTGGTTGGTCTCTTGGACAGGGAATGCATTATCATCGCTTTCCG AGCTGCAGCAGCTAAAGAATATCTCAGCTTGTCCTCCATGACCACAAGGCTTGAGTCTTGA